The proteins below are encoded in one region of Natrinema amylolyticum:
- a CDS encoding glycoside hydrolase family 2 protein, translating into MRVESLNGSWKLRQSDTDRWFDASVPGGVYTDLLNAGEIPDPYDDDNELDLQWVGTSDWVYRRTVTLEGDFLDEERVRLRCAGLDTIATVRINGTVVGKAANMHRKYEFDVGDVLTPGENQVEITFHSPVEYSVHRSESHEYQVPTLRYPIDQPGRNFIRKAQCHYGWDWGPCLPTSGIWRDIDLLAYSEPRIEYTKTAQDHDGDGVSLDVTVGLEAPADDDVLLVAEVANTVTHEVIGVVEGHNEVTVGLEVSDPDLWWPNGYGDQPLYDLTVAVKTEPVADDADAVTADGGVTTADSSLPSDPAHETSTRIGFRELELVREPDEEGDGESFTFEVNGVPVFAKGANWIPADALYGRITRDRYDSLLDSAVEANMNMIRVWGGGYYERDGFYEACNERGLLVWQDFMFACALYPSDDEYLASVEEEVRYQVRRLADHPSIALWCGNNEVEMGLESWFDDADELEQLTEDYETLFYDVIGDTVAEADETRTYWPGSPSSGTGMRDPYQTDKGDIHYWDVWHDGADFEEYETVEPRFVSEFGYQSFPSVDALLSVLPDDELNPTAPLMEHHQRNEGGNRTIIQRMAASFRIPFSFADFVYLSQVQQGLAMKVAIEHWRRLKPDCMGTLYWQLNDLWPCASWSSIEYGGDWKALQHVSRRIYAPVLLSTTMTDDGDEVEIWLTNDEREPLEGDVTVEAYTFDGERVDGTEESASVAALDSARVATVDADRLLDDVPQDKAFLRVTFDGSDETYPSFAFFEEYKHLELPEPNFDVAVDGNEVTIEADAAALFVELNVPLDGRFSDNYFHLTPGGKRTVAFDAAGPPDDLERRLAEELSLNHLRSTY; encoded by the coding sequence ATGCGGGTAGAGTCGCTCAACGGTAGCTGGAAGTTACGGCAGTCGGATACCGATCGCTGGTTCGACGCGTCGGTTCCCGGCGGAGTCTACACGGATCTTCTAAATGCAGGCGAAATCCCCGATCCGTACGACGACGACAACGAACTCGACCTCCAGTGGGTCGGGACGTCCGACTGGGTGTATCGACGCACCGTCACACTCGAGGGTGACTTTCTCGACGAAGAACGCGTACGCTTGCGCTGTGCCGGCCTCGACACTATCGCGACGGTACGCATCAACGGCACGGTCGTGGGCAAAGCTGCTAACATGCACCGCAAGTACGAGTTCGACGTCGGTGACGTCCTCACTCCCGGGGAGAATCAGGTGGAAATCACGTTCCACTCTCCGGTCGAGTATAGCGTTCACCGCTCGGAGAGTCACGAGTATCAGGTCCCGACACTTCGGTATCCGATCGATCAGCCGGGACGGAACTTCATCCGGAAAGCCCAGTGCCACTACGGGTGGGACTGGGGTCCGTGTCTTCCGACCTCGGGAATCTGGCGGGACATCGATCTTCTCGCGTACTCCGAACCGCGGATCGAGTACACGAAGACTGCACAGGACCACGACGGCGACGGCGTCAGCCTCGACGTGACCGTCGGCCTCGAGGCACCGGCCGACGACGACGTATTGCTCGTCGCCGAGGTCGCAAATACGGTCACACATGAAGTCATAGGCGTCGTCGAAGGGCACAACGAGGTCACGGTCGGCCTCGAGGTTTCGGACCCCGATCTTTGGTGGCCGAACGGGTACGGTGACCAACCGCTTTACGACCTCACCGTCGCTGTGAAGACCGAGCCGGTCGCGGACGACGCGGACGCGGTGACGGCCGACGGCGGCGTGACGACGGCCGACTCGTCGCTCCCGTCCGACCCGGCTCACGAGACATCCACCCGCATCGGATTTCGAGAGCTCGAACTCGTCCGCGAACCGGACGAGGAGGGCGACGGCGAGTCGTTCACGTTCGAGGTCAACGGGGTGCCGGTGTTCGCGAAGGGCGCCAACTGGATCCCGGCAGACGCACTGTACGGACGGATCACGCGCGATCGATACGATTCGCTGCTCGACAGCGCCGTCGAGGCCAACATGAACATGATTCGCGTCTGGGGCGGCGGCTACTACGAACGAGACGGCTTCTACGAGGCGTGCAACGAGCGGGGACTGCTCGTCTGGCAGGACTTCATGTTCGCCTGTGCACTGTACCCGAGCGACGACGAATATCTGGCGTCCGTCGAGGAGGAGGTCCGGTACCAAGTTCGCCGGCTCGCCGATCATCCGTCGATCGCGCTCTGGTGCGGAAACAACGAGGTCGAGATGGGCCTCGAGAGCTGGTTCGACGACGCCGACGAACTGGAACAGTTGACGGAGGACTACGAGACGCTGTTCTACGACGTGATCGGTGACACCGTTGCCGAAGCGGACGAGACCCGGACGTATTGGCCCGGATCTCCATCTAGCGGCACCGGGATGCGAGACCCCTACCAGACGGACAAGGGCGACATTCACTACTGGGACGTTTGGCACGACGGCGCGGACTTCGAGGAGTACGAGACGGTCGAACCGCGATTCGTCTCGGAGTTCGGATATCAGTCATTCCCCTCGGTCGACGCTCTCTTGTCGGTACTCCCCGACGACGAGCTCAACCCGACCGCGCCGCTGATGGAACACCACCAGCGAAACGAGGGCGGCAATCGGACGATCATTCAGCGGATGGCGGCGTCGTTCCGCATCCCGTTTAGCTTCGCAGACTTCGTCTATCTCAGCCAAGTGCAGCAGGGACTGGCGATGAAGGTCGCCATCGAACACTGGCGGCGGCTGAAACCCGATTGCATGGGGACGCTCTACTGGCAGCTGAACGATCTCTGGCCCTGCGCGTCGTGGTCATCTATCGAGTACGGCGGCGACTGGAAGGCGCTCCAGCACGTCAGCCGCCGTATCTACGCACCGGTCCTGCTCTCGACGACGATGACGGACGACGGCGACGAGGTCGAGATCTGGCTCACGAACGACGAACGCGAACCCCTCGAGGGGGACGTCACCGTCGAAGCGTACACCTTTGACGGGGAGCGTGTGGACGGGACCGAGGAAAGTGCCTCAGTCGCAGCGCTCGACAGCGCCCGCGTCGCGACCGTCGACGCGGATCGGCTACTCGACGACGTTCCACAGGATAAAGCGTTCCTCCGCGTCACCTTCGACGGGAGCGACGAGACGTATCCGTCGTTCGCGTTCTTCGAGGAGTACAAGCATCTCGAACTCCCGGAGCCGAACTTCGACGTCGCCGTCGACGGGAACGAGGTGACGATCGAGGCGGACGCTGCCGCCCTGTTCGTCGAACTGAACGTCCCGCTCGACGGCCGGTTCTCGGACAACTACTTCCACCTGACGCCCGGCGGCAAGCGAACGGTCGCGTTCGACGCCGCGGGCCCGCCCGACGATCTCGAGCGGCGACTCGCCGAAGAGTTGTCGCTGAACCACCTCCGTTCAACCTATTGA
- a CDS encoding Gfo/Idh/MocA family protein: MKSTTLTVGLVGLGTHGTNHVKILDELGHDVLGVDADTAAREAFQERRGATTFESLEELYERDPDAIIISAPNKFHETTAIDALEAGHDVLLEKPLAHDLESAECIADVANRTGNICMVGYHHRYRNVCQVAKSYIEDGYLGEVTHIDARFVRRRGVPGRGTWYTSKDIAGGGALMDVGAHLLDLLLFWTDWPTITDAMATVRSDFGQHDDYSYLHMWGEDDRGKMYDVEDSVTAFCEFDSGMTASIQVAWAANMESSHSYRIQGTEAGMTVDITNTLREVEPEVDQRNDLRLYEARSGRRDHFVDSEIIVSSNDPYRDELETFLDAVRSDERPAMTNVDQALAVQRAIDRLYRTSR, translated from the coding sequence ATGAAGAGCACGACGCTGACGGTCGGTCTGGTCGGGTTAGGGACGCACGGGACGAATCACGTGAAAATACTCGACGAACTCGGTCACGATGTTCTCGGAGTAGATGCGGACACGGCGGCGAGAGAGGCATTTCAGGAGCGACGCGGTGCGACGACGTTCGAGAGTCTCGAGGAGCTGTACGAACGGGATCCGGACGCGATTATCATCTCAGCGCCGAACAAGTTCCACGAGACGACGGCGATAGACGCACTCGAGGCGGGCCACGACGTCCTGCTCGAGAAGCCGCTCGCACACGATTTGGAGAGCGCAGAGTGTATCGCTGACGTCGCGAACCGGACCGGCAACATCTGCATGGTCGGGTACCATCACCGCTATCGGAACGTCTGTCAGGTCGCCAAATCCTACATCGAGGACGGTTATCTTGGCGAAGTCACTCATATCGACGCCCGGTTCGTGCGACGGCGCGGCGTTCCCGGTCGAGGGACGTGGTATACGTCGAAGGATATCGCTGGAGGCGGCGCACTGATGGACGTCGGCGCACACCTGCTCGACCTGCTCTTGTTCTGGACCGACTGGCCGACGATCACCGACGCGATGGCGACGGTCCGGTCGGACTTCGGCCAGCACGACGACTACTCGTACCTCCACATGTGGGGAGAGGACGACCGAGGCAAGATGTACGACGTCGAGGACTCCGTCACGGCGTTTTGCGAGTTCGATTCCGGGATGACTGCGAGCATTCAGGTCGCGTGGGCAGCGAACATGGAATCGTCGCACAGCTATCGTATTCAGGGAACGGAAGCGGGCATGACGGTCGATATCACGAACACGCTACGGGAAGTCGAGCCGGAGGTCGATCAACGGAACGACCTCCGTCTGTACGAGGCGCGGTCGGGACGGCGTGACCATTTCGTCGACAGCGAAATCATTGTCTCATCGAACGATCCGTACCGTGACGAGTTAGAGACGTTTCTGGACGCGGTCCGATCCGACGAACGGCCGGCGATGACGAACGTCGACCAAGCGCTCGCCGTACAGCGCGCCATCGACCGGCTCTACCGGACGAGTCGGTGA
- a CDS encoding sugar phosphate isomerase/epimerase family protein, with product MTSFGFQLYSLRAVDDQLPTVIERVGETGLEGVEFAGLGDADVESVDAAMDRSGLSAAGAHVALDEIEADAGGVAETYRELGCETVAVPWLDPEHFASEPAVEETAERLSNAAAALAEHGLELHYHNHDQEFAELDGRPALVHLLEATDDVGLQLDLGWVGAAGYEPLSFLEAHAERIDLVHLKDYDAAAGETVEAGEGDLDIGATVELVRDLEFEWLVYEAEDRPDSYGTLDHAADIVEAHW from the coding sequence ATGACATCGTTTGGATTCCAACTGTACAGCCTGCGTGCAGTCGACGATCAGCTCCCAACCGTTATCGAACGCGTCGGCGAAACGGGGTTGGAGGGCGTCGAGTTCGCCGGCCTCGGCGACGCCGACGTCGAGTCAGTGGACGCAGCAATGGATCGGAGCGGGCTGAGTGCTGCGGGCGCCCACGTCGCCCTCGACGAGATCGAGGCCGACGCTGGGGGCGTCGCCGAGACGTACCGTGAGCTCGGCTGTGAGACCGTCGCCGTCCCGTGGCTCGATCCGGAGCACTTCGCCTCAGAACCGGCCGTCGAGGAAACGGCCGAGCGACTCTCGAACGCCGCCGCAGCGCTGGCGGAGCACGGACTCGAGTTGCACTACCACAACCACGATCAGGAGTTCGCCGAACTGGACGGCCGTCCCGCACTGGTACACCTGCTCGAGGCGACCGACGACGTCGGCCTCCAGTTGGATCTCGGGTGGGTCGGCGCGGCGGGGTACGAGCCGCTCTCGTTCCTCGAAGCGCACGCCGAGCGGATCGACCTCGTACACCTGAAAGATTACGACGCCGCAGCGGGCGAGACGGTCGAGGCCGGCGAGGGCGACCTAGACATCGGGGCGACAGTGGAGTTGGTCCGGGATCTGGAATTCGAGTGGCTCGTCTACGAGGCCGAAGACCGACCGGACTCCTACGGGACGCTCGACCACGCCGCTGACATCGTCGAAGCGCACTGGTAA
- a CDS encoding FAD-binding and (Fe-S)-binding domain-containing protein yields the protein MTANPNTVFDAGDDAAGEIADRRAEYDFVSADVDRPAMVDDIRDRVDGDVRFDTYTRQLYATDASAYEMTPIGVVYPESTDDVAATVAYCATREIPVLPRGGGTSLAGQAVNEAVVLDFTRHMDGIVSVAPDDRLARVEAGTVLGDLNDALAPHDLKFAPDPAAGDRSAIGGAIGNNSTGAHSLVYGKTDAYIEECEAVLADGTVTTLGEISVEELRDSADPEGSLLERVHSAVVEIIDEESEEVRDRFPDLKRNVSGYNFDVLVEEAETGTVNLARLLAGSEGTLAVVTEAEVALEPVPETKAVSLLFYESVFEAVTDVQHVLAHEPAAVELIDDVLLGLARETTEFEEAASLVPDEAEAALLVEFYADDDDHGRDQTGGLLADRVPESDTEATPPTDRPAIDETIAFAGLEAHDEAERNMFWTLRKAGLPILLSRTSDEKHISFIEDCAIPPEHLPEFVERFQSLLTEKDRDDDAAFYAHAGPGVLHVRPLVDTKTDRDREDMVAIADAVTDMVVEFGGSVSGEHGDGRARTQWNRKLYGEELWQAFRDLKTAFDPDWLLNPGNVCGDHDMTEHLRYDADYEYDAGLEPSLNWDNENGMQGMVELCHGCGGCRGGQETTGGVMCPTYRAADEEITATRGRANLLRQAMSGDLPDDPTDDEFAEEVLDLCIGCKGCKRDCPSGVDMAKLKTEVMHERHQEHGASLRDRLFANFDTLAAVGSALAPVSNLAQSLPGSETIAEKTIGIASERSLPEFSRETLQDWFEKRGGSRVPAADAERKAVLFADTYTNYSHPEVGKAAVRVLEAAGVRVDVAERTDSGRPALSKGFVDAARDAIAKNVAELEPRIRDGWDVVVAEPSDAVMFQSDALDLRSGAAVESFAANAYGLCEYLDTFRLDENVAWAAPAESVVYHGHCHQKAEKKDHHAVGVLRRAGYAVDPLDSGCCGMAGTFGYEAEHYSLSQSIGDILVDQIEDSGADVVAAPGTSCRTQLGDSRIDPVPAESSLAGSSLDGESPPTPVELLAQALPR from the coding sequence ATGACTGCGAACCCCAACACCGTATTCGACGCAGGAGACGACGCCGCGGGCGAAATCGCCGACCGGCGGGCGGAGTACGATTTCGTCTCGGCGGACGTGGATCGGCCCGCGATGGTAGACGACATCCGCGACCGCGTCGACGGCGACGTTCGCTTCGACACCTACACGCGGCAACTGTACGCCACCGACGCGAGCGCGTACGAAATGACGCCGATCGGCGTCGTGTACCCGGAATCGACCGACGACGTCGCCGCGACCGTCGCGTACTGTGCGACCCGAGAGATCCCCGTCCTCCCGCGCGGCGGCGGAACGAGCCTCGCGGGACAGGCGGTTAACGAGGCCGTCGTCCTCGATTTCACCCGCCACATGGACGGTATCGTTTCGGTCGCTCCCGACGACCGGCTGGCCCGCGTCGAGGCGGGAACGGTGCTCGGCGATCTCAACGACGCGCTCGCCCCCCACGACCTGAAGTTCGCGCCCGACCCCGCCGCCGGCGACCGCAGCGCGATCGGCGGCGCGATCGGGAACAACTCGACGGGCGCTCACTCGCTGGTCTACGGCAAGACCGACGCCTACATCGAGGAGTGTGAGGCGGTCCTCGCCGACGGAACGGTCACCACGCTCGGCGAGATCAGCGTCGAGGAACTCCGCGACTCCGCCGACCCCGAAGGGTCGCTCCTCGAGCGAGTCCATTCGGCGGTCGTGGAGATCATCGACGAGGAGAGCGAGGAAGTGCGGGATCGTTTCCCGGACCTGAAACGCAACGTTTCGGGCTACAATTTCGACGTGCTCGTCGAAGAGGCGGAGACGGGGACCGTCAACCTCGCGCGCCTGCTCGCGGGCAGCGAGGGAACCCTCGCCGTCGTCACCGAGGCCGAAGTCGCACTCGAGCCCGTTCCAGAGACGAAGGCGGTCTCGCTGCTGTTCTACGAGAGCGTGTTCGAGGCCGTCACCGACGTCCAACACGTCCTCGCACACGAGCCCGCTGCGGTCGAACTCATCGACGACGTGTTGCTGGGACTGGCCCGGGAGACGACGGAGTTCGAGGAAGCGGCGTCGCTCGTCCCCGACGAGGCCGAGGCGGCGCTATTGGTCGAATTTTACGCGGACGACGACGACCACGGCCGCGACCAGACCGGCGGCCTGCTCGCCGACAGGGTTCCGGAGTCCGACACCGAGGCGACGCCGCCGACGGACCGGCCGGCCATCGACGAGACGATCGCGTTCGCCGGGCTGGAGGCCCACGACGAGGCCGAGCGGAACATGTTCTGGACGCTCCGAAAGGCCGGCCTGCCGATCCTCCTCTCCCGGACCTCCGACGAGAAGCACATCAGCTTCATCGAGGACTGTGCGATCCCGCCGGAACACCTCCCCGAGTTCGTCGAACGGTTCCAGTCGCTGCTCACCGAGAAGGACCGCGACGACGACGCGGCATTCTACGCCCACGCCGGGCCGGGCGTGCTCCACGTCCGCCCGCTGGTCGACACGAAGACCGACCGCGACCGCGAGGACATGGTCGCGATCGCCGACGCGGTCACCGACATGGTCGTCGAGTTCGGCGGCAGCGTCTCCGGCGAGCACGGCGACGGCCGCGCGCGGACCCAGTGGAACCGCAAGCTCTACGGCGAGGAACTCTGGCAGGCGTTTCGCGACCTGAAGACCGCGTTCGATCCCGACTGGCTGCTCAACCCCGGCAACGTCTGTGGCGACCACGACATGACCGAGCACCTCCGGTACGACGCCGACTACGAGTACGACGCCGGGCTCGAGCCGTCGCTGAACTGGGACAACGAGAACGGCATGCAGGGGATGGTCGAACTCTGTCACGGTTGTGGCGGCTGTCGCGGGGGTCAGGAGACGACCGGCGGCGTGATGTGTCCCACCTACCGGGCCGCCGACGAGGAGATCACGGCCACGCGCGGTCGGGCGAACCTCCTCCGACAGGCGATGAGCGGCGACCTGCCCGACGATCCGACCGACGACGAGTTCGCCGAGGAGGTCCTCGACCTCTGTATCGGCTGTAAGGGCTGCAAGCGCGACTGCCCGAGCGGCGTCGACATGGCGAAGCTCAAGACCGAAGTCATGCACGAACGCCACCAGGAACACGGTGCGAGCCTCCGAGACAGGCTCTTCGCCAACTTCGATACGCTCGCGGCCGTCGGAAGCGCGCTGGCTCCGGTATCGAACCTCGCGCAGTCGCTTCCCGGCTCGGAAACGATCGCCGAGAAGACGATCGGGATCGCGAGCGAGCGGTCGCTACCGGAATTCAGCCGCGAGACGCTCCAGGACTGGTTCGAGAAGCGAGGCGGGTCGCGGGTGCCCGCGGCTGACGCCGAGCGAAAGGCCGTCCTCTTCGCGGACACGTACACGAACTACAGCCACCCCGAGGTCGGTAAGGCGGCGGTCCGCGTCCTCGAGGCCGCGGGCGTCCGCGTGGACGTGGCCGAACGGACCGACAGCGGCCGGCCGGCGCTGTCGAAAGGGTTCGTCGACGCCGCCCGCGACGCGATCGCAAAGAACGTGGCCGAACTCGAGCCCCGCATTCGCGACGGCTGGGACGTCGTCGTCGCCGAGCCCTCCGACGCCGTGATGTTCCAGTCCGACGCGCTGGATCTGCGCTCGGGGGCGGCCGTCGAGTCGTTCGCCGCGAACGCCTACGGCCTCTGTGAGTACCTGGACACCTTCAGACTCGACGAGAACGTCGCGTGGGCGGCCCCCGCCGAATCGGTCGTCTACCACGGCCACTGTCACCAGAAGGCGGAGAAGAAAGACCACCACGCGGTGGGCGTCCTCCGACGAGCGGGCTACGCCGTCGACCCGCTCGATTCGGGCTGTTGTGGCATGGCCGGTACGTTCGGCTACGAGGCCGAACACTACTCGCTGAGTCAGTCGATCGGCGATATCCTCGTCGACCAGATCGAGGACAGCGGTGCCGACGTCGTCGCCGCGCCGGGAACGTCCTGCCGGACCCAACTCGGCGACAGCCGGATCGATCCGGTCCCGGCCGAGAGTTCGCTCGCCGGCAGCTCCCTCGACGGCGAGTCGCCCCCGACGCCGGTCGAACTGCTCGCACAGGCCCTCCCGCGATAG
- a CDS encoding IclR family transcriptional regulator: MPEGTSGDRGKTIQSVESALEVVEVIRQKERAGVTEIANELDRSKSTVHHYVTTLVKHDYLDKVGEKYQLSLRFLTLGGQVRERERLYHLGKDDVEELAQETREQARLIVEHNGSGITLYQATGDRVTEPITHVGSLEERYCTAAGKVFLAELSDDELDSYLEEVSITPYTEKTITDADALRTELDEIRERGVAFDDEERYEGYRCVAAAISTEAREPFGALSVSAPVERMGDERFRTDVPNRLQNVAGVVEINTTYSEWTDVL; this comes from the coding sequence ATGCCAGAGGGGACCTCCGGGGACCGCGGAAAGACGATCCAGTCCGTCGAGTCAGCGCTCGAGGTTGTGGAGGTCATCCGCCAGAAGGAGCGGGCGGGCGTCACGGAGATCGCGAACGAACTCGATCGCTCCAAGAGTACGGTCCACCACTACGTGACGACGTTGGTCAAACACGACTACCTCGACAAAGTCGGCGAGAAGTACCAACTCAGTCTGCGATTTCTCACGCTCGGGGGTCAGGTTCGGGAGCGCGAACGGCTCTATCACCTCGGAAAGGACGACGTCGAGGAACTCGCACAGGAAACCCGCGAACAGGCGCGCCTCATCGTCGAACACAACGGGTCCGGCATTACGCTCTATCAGGCCACCGGTGACCGCGTCACCGAGCCGATAACGCACGTGGGCAGTCTCGAAGAACGCTACTGCACTGCGGCCGGCAAAGTGTTCCTGGCCGAACTATCGGACGACGAATTAGATTCGTACCTCGAGGAGGTCTCCATCACTCCGTACACCGAGAAGACGATCACCGACGCCGACGCACTCCGAACGGAGCTCGACGAGATCCGCGAGCGAGGGGTGGCGTTTGACGATGAGGAACGGTACGAGGGATATCGGTGTGTTGCCGCCGCCATCAGCACCGAGGCGAGAGAACCGTTCGGTGCGCTCAGCGTCTCCGCGCCGGTCGAGCGAATGGGCGACGAACGGTTCCGAACCGACGTGCCGAACCGACTCCAGAACGTCGCCGGCGTCGTCGAGATCAATACTACGTATTCGGAGTGGACGGACGTGCTCTGA